The following is a genomic window from bacterium.
TGAACACACCAGTGGTCGTTATGATCATGGATACAGGCTATGGGCTCTTCTTAATCTGGAGCTCTGGCAGCAAATGTTTATTGATAAAATTCCTTTGCTGTAGCTTTTTCTCCACGTATATAATATATTCTTAAAAGAAGAGAGAAAGGTGGGATTAGAAGAATGTTGAACAGGTTGGATTTAATAATGGCAAAGAGCATAATTACAATAAAACCTGACAGCAATATTATGAAGGCGGTTAAGTTGATACAGGATAATAAAATAAGCTGTATCGTTGTTGTAAACAATAATTCACCTGTTGGAATAATCACAGAACGCGATATTGTGAAAATGGTGGCGAACGGGGAAAGCTTTGAAAAGCCAGTTTCAGAAAAAATGTCCCATCCTCTTATAGCCGCCAGTCCAGGAACATTGTTAAATAGAGCCCTGAATATTATGAGAACCAATCATATTCGTCGTCTTCCGGTCATTGAGAACGGAGCCTTAGTGGGACTTGTAACAGAAACAAATTTATTAGTGGCTTCAAGAAGAGCAATGATAGAAATGGAACAAAAACAGCAAAAAATGAAAAATCTGGCCATGGAAGATAAGATTACAGGGCTATACAATCGCCGGTATTTTCAGAGTGTTATGAAGAAGGAACTAAACAGAGCAAGGAGATACGGAGCACTCTTATCTTTGATATTAATAGACATAGATCATTTTA
Proteins encoded in this region:
- a CDS encoding GGDEF domain-containing protein, whose translation is MLNRLDLIMAKSIITIKPDSNIMKAVKLIQDNKISCIVVVNNNSPVGIITERDIVKMVANGESFEKPVSEKMSHPLIAASPGTLLNRALNIMRTNHIRRLPVIENGALVGLVTETNLLVASRRAMIEMEQKQQKMKNLAMEDKITGLYNRRYFQSVMKKELNRARRYGALLSLILIDIDHFKKINDIFGHPVGDAVLKKLSKIFKDSARKVDIVFRYGGDEFAIICPISGTRSARIFAERLIKTIKKKQPIYNGTKLAVTVSAGICKYTSIYSSIGKIVRGADKALYLAKQNGRNQVCVAEG